A DNA window from Stenotrophomonas indicatrix contains the following coding sequences:
- a CDS encoding glycine zipper 2TM domain-containing protein: MLSTSALSFRGLAMALALLAGVAVVSDASAMSRKDKRTVVGAVVGGVAGHLISNGDPAATVGGAVAGGAIGNLTTSDRHDRRYDGRYDRRYDRRYDRGYNRGYGYDRRDDRRWQRERHDNRYYHDRGRHRGW, from the coding sequence ATGCTCAGCACTTCCGCACTCAGCTTCCGTGGTCTGGCGATGGCCCTGGCACTTCTTGCCGGCGTGGCCGTGGTCAGTGATGCCAGCGCGATGTCGAGGAAGGACAAGCGCACCGTGGTCGGTGCCGTCGTCGGCGGCGTGGCGGGTCACCTGATCTCCAACGGCGACCCGGCTGCCACCGTCGGCGGCGCGGTTGCCGGCGGCGCCATCGGCAACCTGACCACCTCCGACCGCCATGATCGACGCTACGACGGGCGCTATGACCGTCGCTACGATCGCCGTTATGACCGTGGCTACAACCGCGGCTATGGCTACGACCGCCGCGATGACCGTCGCTGGCAGCGCGAGCGCCATGACAACCGCTACTACCACGACCGCGGCCGCCATCGCGGCTGGTAA
- a CDS encoding TonB C-terminal domain-containing protein translates to MASAGNKRTSRRGWRPLAWLLGLLALGSASVSAQDAPAHWMAYAASVSGELQQRLQQEQDPHAQRLLAWLQEHPDAPAPLVVSVWIAGDGAISKLEFDSLGDARVDADLRAALQATPLPAPPPKDMRQPLRLGLTFTQ, encoded by the coding sequence ATGGCTTCTGCAGGCAACAAGCGCACCTCGCGCCGTGGCTGGCGCCCGTTGGCATGGTTGCTGGGCCTGTTGGCGCTGGGGAGCGCCAGCGTGTCCGCACAGGACGCGCCTGCGCATTGGATGGCCTATGCCGCCTCCGTCAGCGGCGAGTTGCAGCAGCGTCTGCAGCAGGAGCAGGATCCGCACGCGCAGCGCCTGCTGGCCTGGCTGCAGGAGCATCCCGATGCGCCGGCGCCGTTGGTGGTGAGCGTGTGGATCGCCGGCGATGGTGCCATCTCGAAACTGGAATTCGACAGCCTGGGTGATGCACGGGTCGATGCCGATCTGCGTGCGGCGCTGCAGGCCACGCCGTTGCCGGCACCGCCGCCGAAGGACATGCGACAGCCGCTGCGATTGGGGCTGACCTTTACCCAGTAG
- a CDS encoding response regulator transcription factor produces the protein MTLRIIIADDHPVVRIGTRAVIESSGVGRVVGEADNAQALMTLLTTQPCDLLVTDYSMPGSPQADGFAMIGMIRRRHPDLPVLMLSVSNNLAILRMVLDSGVLGLVDKSSSMDELPQAIQAVYRGQSYISRSLRERVEEAGSWRMREGDGKPLSPREVEVLRLLGTGMTVKEISLQLHKSVSTISRQKGDAMLKLGLKGDAELFDYLRDGRI, from the coding sequence ATGACCTTGCGCATCATCATCGCAGACGATCACCCCGTGGTCCGCATCGGTACCCGCGCCGTCATCGAATCCAGCGGCGTTGGCCGCGTCGTTGGCGAGGCCGACAACGCCCAGGCGCTGATGACCCTGCTGACGACCCAGCCCTGCGACCTGCTGGTCACCGACTACTCGATGCCTGGCAGCCCGCAGGCCGACGGCTTCGCCATGATCGGCATGATCCGCCGCCGCCATCCCGACCTGCCGGTGCTCATGCTCAGCGTCTCCAACAACCTGGCGATCCTGCGCATGGTGCTCGACAGCGGCGTGCTCGGCCTGGTCGACAAGAGTTCGTCGATGGATGAACTGCCGCAGGCGATCCAGGCGGTCTATCGCGGCCAGTCCTACATCAGCCGCAGCCTGCGCGAGCGGGTGGAGGAAGCCGGCAGCTGGCGCATGCGCGAGGGTGACGGCAAGCCGTTGTCGCCGCGCGAAGTGGAGGTGCTGCGGCTGCTCGGCACCGGCATGACGGTCAAGGAAATCTCGCTGCAGCTGCACAAGAGCGTCAGCACCATCAGCCGCCAGAAGGGTGACGCCATGCTCAAGCTCGGGCTGAAGGGCGACGCGGAGCTGTTCGACTACCTGCGCGACGGCAGGATCTGA
- the pnuC gene encoding nicotinamide riboside transporter PnuC gives MSGVALEWTAALFSILGVWLMAKRRLAAWPVGLLSVALYGAVFAEAKLYSDTLLQVAFGGFLVYGWINWRQHAADEGSIRIVPLARGKLLRDLAIGLCGGVALGAGMHTFTDAALPWLDAMLTALSLVGQWWQARRHTACWWVWIVVDVVYVGAYLFKSLHVTAALYVFFLGLALFGLRAWRAAAREPQAVPAQ, from the coding sequence GTGAGCGGCGTCGCGCTCGAGTGGACTGCCGCGCTCTTCAGCATCCTCGGGGTGTGGTTGATGGCAAAGCGACGGCTGGCCGCGTGGCCGGTCGGCCTGCTGTCGGTCGCGCTGTACGGCGCAGTGTTCGCCGAAGCCAAGCTGTACTCGGACACGCTGCTGCAGGTCGCCTTTGGTGGTTTCCTGGTCTACGGCTGGATCAACTGGCGCCAGCACGCCGCCGATGAAGGCAGCATCCGCATCGTGCCGCTGGCGCGCGGCAAGCTGCTGCGCGACCTGGCCATCGGCCTGTGTGGCGGCGTGGCGCTTGGCGCCGGCATGCACACCTTCACCGATGCAGCGTTGCCGTGGCTGGACGCGATGCTGACCGCACTGAGCCTGGTCGGGCAATGGTGGCAGGCACGCCGGCACACGGCCTGCTGGTGGGTGTGGATCGTGGTGGACGTGGTCTACGTGGGCGCCTATCTGTTCAAATCGCTGCACGTGACTGCTGCGTTGTACGTGTTCTTCCTGGGCCTGGCATTGTTCGGGCTGCGGGCGTGGCGCGCCGCCGCGCGCGAGCCGCAGGCAGTACCTGCGCAGTAG
- a CDS encoding phosphotransferase enzyme family protein produces the protein MTSSPHRVQGLNNDEVVADWPAIDAQEITWLRGHFPQLGADSTLRWHSPRPLSAAAIVDGTGGPVFIKRHHHSVRSAGSLEEEHRFIAHLATAGMPVVQVLASNDGRTALEHGQWTYELHAVGAGKDLYRELPSWSPLTDIAQAHEAGRVLATLHRAAASYHAPQRSTHLLVARDDLIRADDPIAALKADLGNRPGLARYLARIPWEEQLRRDVLPWHHGLAARLQDEPRLWAHNDWHVSNLLWNDDGTIATVLDFGLASPTSALFDLATAIERNAVAWLQLERGTDAVRIDIALALLDGYRQELPLPPTRVHLLADLLPMVHFDFALSEVEYFEGVTGSTANADVAWQPFMLGHPAWFATAPGQALLAALHAAA, from the coding sequence ATGACTTCTTCCCCCCATCGCGTGCAGGGCCTCAACAACGACGAGGTCGTCGCCGACTGGCCGGCGATCGACGCGCAGGAGATCACCTGGCTGCGTGGCCACTTTCCGCAGCTGGGCGCGGACAGCACGCTGCGCTGGCACAGCCCGCGTCCGTTGTCGGCCGCGGCCATCGTCGACGGCACCGGCGGTCCGGTCTTCATCAAGCGCCACCACCACAGTGTGCGCAGCGCTGGAAGCCTGGAAGAAGAACACCGTTTCATCGCGCATCTGGCAACTGCCGGCATGCCGGTGGTGCAGGTGCTGGCCAGCAACGACGGCCGCACCGCACTCGAACACGGCCAGTGGACCTACGAACTGCATGCGGTGGGCGCCGGCAAGGACCTGTATCGCGAACTGCCGTCATGGTCACCACTGACCGACATTGCCCAGGCCCACGAGGCAGGGCGCGTGCTGGCCACGCTGCACCGCGCGGCCGCCAGCTACCACGCCCCGCAGCGCAGTACCCATCTGCTGGTGGCACGCGACGACCTGATCCGCGCCGATGACCCGATCGCCGCGCTGAAGGCCGACCTCGGCAACCGCCCCGGGTTGGCCCGCTACCTGGCGCGCATTCCCTGGGAAGAACAGCTGCGCCGCGATGTGCTGCCGTGGCACCACGGCCTGGCCGCGCGCCTGCAGGACGAACCGCGGCTGTGGGCGCACAACGACTGGCACGTCTCCAACCTGCTGTGGAACGACGACGGCACGATTGCCACGGTGCTCGATTTCGGCCTGGCCTCGCCCACCAGCGCGCTGTTCGACCTGGCCACCGCGATCGAACGCAACGCGGTGGCCTGGCTGCAGCTGGAGCGCGGCACCGATGCTGTTCGCATCGACATCGCCCTGGCCCTGCTGGACGGCTATCGGCAGGAACTGCCGCTGCCGCCCACGCGCGTGCACCTGCTGGCCGACCTGCTGCCGATGGTGCATTTCGACTTCGCTCTGTCCGAAGTGGAGTATTTCGAGGGCGTCACCGGATCGACCGCGAACGCCGATGTGGCCTGGCAGCCGTTCATGCTCGGGCATCCGGCGTGGTTCGCCACGGCCCCCGGCCAGGCCCTGCTGGCGGCCCTGCACGCCGCCGCGTGA
- a CDS encoding Dyp-type peroxidase → MNAQPAPITALNHTLDNEPQQITAPLTHSAAFLVLTVKDDAASLAKVREVLASTDDLIKNTAIREIERTFTCNVAIGHRVWAPLVGSTPPRELKPFQEVKGATHTAVSTPGDLLYHIRARTMDLIVAFERNLMMAFGDAVDAVDDVAGFRYFDGRDLLDFVDGTANPEGLSLPEATIVGDEDPDHAGGSYVVVQKYLHNLDAWRAQKTEAQEAIIGRTKHDNIELDDAPADAQKSHKTLCTIEDGDGEHEILRDNMPFANPGRGEYGTYFIGYTRRLWVIEKMLERMFIGNPAPLHDRILDFSTATTGVTFFAPSRKVLADLGD, encoded by the coding sequence GTGAACGCCCAGCCCGCACCCATCACCGCCCTCAACCACACGCTCGACAACGAGCCGCAGCAGATCACCGCGCCGCTGACCCATTCGGCCGCGTTCCTGGTGCTGACGGTGAAGGACGATGCGGCGTCGCTGGCGAAAGTGCGCGAGGTGCTGGCCAGCACCGATGACCTGATCAAGAACACCGCCATCCGTGAGATCGAGCGCACCTTCACCTGCAACGTGGCCATCGGCCACCGCGTGTGGGCGCCGCTGGTGGGCAGTACGCCGCCGCGCGAGTTGAAGCCGTTCCAGGAAGTGAAGGGTGCGACCCACACGGCAGTCTCCACGCCGGGCGACCTGCTGTACCACATCCGTGCACGCACGATGGACCTGATCGTGGCCTTCGAGCGCAACCTGATGATGGCCTTCGGCGATGCGGTGGACGCGGTGGATGACGTGGCCGGTTTCCGCTACTTCGACGGCCGCGACCTGCTCGATTTCGTCGACGGCACGGCCAACCCCGAGGGCCTGTCACTGCCGGAGGCGACCATCGTCGGCGACGAGGATCCCGACCATGCCGGTGGCAGCTACGTGGTGGTGCAGAAGTACCTGCACAACCTCGATGCCTGGCGCGCGCAGAAGACCGAAGCGCAGGAAGCGATCATCGGCCGCACCAAGCACGACAACATCGAGCTGGACGACGCACCGGCCGATGCGCAGAAGTCGCACAAGACGCTGTGCACCATCGAGGATGGCGACGGCGAGCACGAGATCCTGCGCGACAACATGCCCTTCGCCAATCCGGGGCGTGGCGAGTACGGCACCTACTTCATCGGCTACACGCGCCGGCTGTGGGTGATCGAGAAGATGCTGGAGCGGATGTTCATCGGCAATCCCGCGCCGCTGCATGACCGCATCCTCGATTTCTCCACCGCGACCACCGGCGTCACCTTCTTTGCGCCCTCGCGCAAGGTGCTGGCCGACCTGGGCGACTGA
- a CDS encoding TonB-dependent siderophore receptor encodes MNRCLRPTLLALALCAALPLYASEAGTDAADAPSSPTELAAVRVQAGKPKADTSRVNAFGGGSWKDTPASVNVLERDYLDRRQVRSLSELASNDASLGDAYAPVGYYQNIAIRGFALDAATGYRFNGMSIAGEQRLALENIQEVQILKGEAGLAAGVMAPGGIINYVGKRPAEVRTVTLGTDSEGSRYAAVDVGHWLTPRFGVRLNAAWDASDSYVEHADGRRNFYSLATDWLIGEHGKLEVDANYQTSAQRSVSGFQLLGARDLPRGVDRERLLGYQPWQRPVDIASTNITALHTYDFNDAWQSRVSVGHSRSVIDDNVAFAYGCYYTAGCADGSVPGNYFAPNGDYDIYDYRSPDDTRRNQQARAELRGSFETGSVGHQLSVGADYFRRTIDKRPSVNEYVGTSNIHDVQVPVFEPSPKMPGASARRLDSRQTAFFALDRMSFGDDWQWLAGGRFVRLDERAYDKRGTPQRHSRLSRFLPQTALVWKATDQLNAYASYVRGISLGQEAPFWTSNADTFLPSMQSRQLEVGVKYVPVDALTLGAAVFRTSQPYQYAKPDGSDVGYTFVEEGQQTHTGLELTANGQLTDALQIVASASVLQARARDTGTPAYEGHQLVNVPKVRASVHLAYALPFVEGLDVTGGWRYASSNVARADGGVRAPDYSVFDAGLRFQHRLHDRAVSWNLSVDNLFNRFYWRDTGSSGGDYYLFPGAPRQARLSVTFAL; translated from the coding sequence ATGAACCGCTGCCTGCGCCCCACCCTGCTCGCCCTCGCCCTGTGCGCCGCCCTGCCGCTGTACGCCAGCGAGGCAGGCACCGACGCTGCTGATGCGCCCTCCTCGCCCACCGAACTGGCGGCGGTGCGCGTGCAGGCCGGCAAACCGAAGGCCGATACCTCGCGCGTCAACGCCTTCGGCGGCGGCTCGTGGAAGGACACCCCCGCCTCGGTGAATGTGCTGGAGCGCGACTACCTCGACCGCCGCCAGGTGCGTTCGCTGTCCGAGCTGGCCAGCAATGATGCCTCGCTGGGCGATGCCTATGCGCCGGTGGGCTACTACCAGAACATCGCCATCCGCGGCTTCGCGCTGGATGCGGCCACCGGCTACCGCTTCAACGGCATGTCCATCGCCGGCGAGCAGCGCCTGGCGCTGGAGAACATCCAGGAAGTGCAGATCCTCAAGGGCGAAGCTGGCCTGGCGGCTGGCGTGATGGCACCCGGCGGCATCATCAACTACGTGGGCAAGCGCCCTGCGGAAGTGCGCACGGTCACCCTGGGCACCGATTCGGAAGGCTCGCGCTATGCCGCCGTGGATGTCGGCCACTGGCTGACCCCGCGCTTCGGCGTGCGTCTGAACGCGGCCTGGGATGCCAGTGATTCCTACGTCGAGCATGCCGACGGTCGCCGCAACTTCTATTCGCTGGCCACCGACTGGCTGATCGGCGAACACGGCAAGCTGGAAGTGGATGCCAACTACCAGACCAGCGCGCAGCGCTCGGTGTCCGGCTTCCAGCTGCTGGGCGCGCGCGACCTGCCGCGCGGCGTCGACCGCGAACGCCTGCTCGGCTACCAGCCGTGGCAGCGGCCGGTGGACATTGCCAGCACCAACATCACCGCGCTGCACACCTATGACTTCAACGATGCGTGGCAGTCGCGCGTCTCGGTCGGCCACAGCCGTTCGGTGATCGATGACAACGTCGCCTTCGCCTACGGCTGCTACTACACCGCAGGGTGCGCAGACGGCAGCGTGCCGGGCAACTACTTCGCCCCCAACGGCGACTACGACATCTACGACTACCGCAGCCCGGATGACACCCGCCGCAACCAGCAGGCCCGTGCCGAACTGCGCGGCAGTTTCGAGACCGGCAGCGTCGGCCACCAGCTGAGCGTCGGCGCCGACTACTTCCGCCGCACCATCGACAAGCGCCCGAGCGTCAACGAGTACGTCGGCACCAGCAACATCCACGACGTGCAGGTGCCGGTGTTCGAGCCCTCGCCGAAGATGCCGGGTGCATCTGCACGGCGCCTGGACAGCCGGCAGACCGCATTCTTCGCGCTGGACCGGATGAGCTTCGGCGATGACTGGCAATGGCTGGCCGGCGGCCGCTTCGTGCGTCTGGACGAGCGCGCCTACGACAAGCGCGGCACGCCGCAGCGCCACAGCCGCCTGTCGCGCTTCCTGCCGCAGACCGCGCTGGTGTGGAAGGCCACCGATCAGCTCAACGCTTACGCCAGCTATGTGCGCGGCATTTCGCTGGGCCAGGAAGCACCGTTCTGGACGTCCAACGCCGATACCTTCCTGCCGTCGATGCAGTCGCGGCAGCTGGAAGTGGGCGTGAAGTACGTGCCGGTGGACGCCCTCACCCTGGGCGCGGCCGTGTTCCGCACCTCCCAGCCCTACCAGTACGCAAAGCCCGACGGCAGCGATGTCGGCTACACCTTCGTCGAAGAGGGTCAGCAGACCCATACCGGCCTGGAACTGACCGCCAACGGCCAGCTGACCGACGCGCTGCAGATCGTCGCCAGCGCCAGCGTGCTGCAGGCGCGCGCACGCGACACCGGCACCCCGGCCTATGAAGGCCATCAGCTGGTGAACGTGCCGAAGGTGCGCGCCAGCGTGCACTTGGCGTACGCGCTGCCGTTCGTTGAAGGCCTGGATGTGACCGGTGGCTGGCGCTATGCCTCCTCCAACGTGGCCCGCGCCGACGGCGGTGTGCGCGCACCGGACTACTCGGTGTTCGACGCCGGCCTGCGCTTCCAGCACCGCCTGCACGACCGTGCGGTCAGCTGGAACCTGTCGGTGGACAACCTGTTCAACCGCTTCTACTGGCGCGACACCGGCAGCAGCGGCGGTGACTACTACCTGTTCCCGGGTGCGCCGCGGCAGGCACGCCTGTCGGTGACGTTCGCGCTGTGA
- a CDS encoding peptidoglycan-binding protein, whose translation MAQRDYSKKEVLDIIEQVAQRKGIASEDFLRFAHIETGGRFNERAHNDKTDAKGLFQFLPSSARQYGLTGHEYDPTRNTEAAAEMFKRNLADMEKRHDRTGHPYLSGDDKPSGLDLYLAHQQGAAGYGSIQTAIATGTFGVVRDGHGDPINMRPRIMGQIGSDVEALTGHTRAEMRTMNDRDLASTFAQYYDRKYDAISIPEKNIAPITEAQARPAPVQAAPTQTVTPAAQAAVAAGAAAIAATATAAAAKPDAPGISLDAAYNAGVKYDNVKYAINIESSQYYRGKGVTGKNVDQGYIDCSGWVGTMLNKTQDEINQKAGHAVFADADKIKLGFAGSGGIVHDAYKDSGVLLKRDDILKPGALKEGMVIGLDTAKTKHEHWNGIDHIVMVVRDPNTDKLLISQSTGKLGVHTMPVEDYLKQVKDHPNWKLFASDPLHQARDLLENRSQAHEQAQAKGAAEPKPSPQEKPQASNEVHKQGAHGEDVRRAQEQLGHLGYVGADGKPLVEDGKFGRNTEAAVRQLQKDNGLAVDGIIGPKTLDAIKDARERPLLNDERHPQNPMYNQAVKGMEGLPAGTFKDRHALEAAAAALTKEAQASGMQRIDSVVPSTNGERMFAVQGTAGDPAACRAAVDTRAASEQSMALSSGAVHGAPNVLQQQDAQQEQVKQAQRAMGH comes from the coding sequence ATGGCACAACGTGACTACAGCAAAAAGGAAGTTCTCGACATCATCGAGCAGGTTGCACAGCGCAAGGGCATCGCCAGCGAGGACTTCCTGCGCTTTGCCCACATCGAGACCGGTGGCCGCTTCAACGAGCGCGCGCACAACGACAAGACCGATGCCAAGGGCCTGTTCCAGTTCCTGCCGTCGTCGGCCAGGCAGTACGGCCTGACCGGCCACGAGTACGACCCGACCCGCAACACCGAAGCGGCAGCGGAGATGTTCAAGCGCAACCTGGCGGACATGGAAAAGCGCCATGACCGCACCGGCCATCCCTACCTGTCCGGTGATGACAAGCCGAGCGGCCTTGACCTGTATCTGGCACACCAGCAGGGTGCGGCCGGCTACGGTTCGATCCAGACCGCGATCGCCACCGGTACGTTCGGCGTGGTGCGCGACGGCCACGGCGATCCGATCAACATGCGCCCGCGCATCATGGGCCAGATCGGCAGTGACGTCGAAGCGCTGACCGGGCATACGCGCGCGGAGATGCGCACGATGAATGATCGTGACCTGGCCAGCACCTTCGCCCAGTACTACGACCGCAAGTACGACGCGATCAGCATCCCGGAAAAGAACATCGCGCCGATCACCGAGGCCCAGGCGCGTCCGGCGCCGGTGCAGGCCGCACCGACGCAGACCGTGACCCCCGCCGCGCAGGCCGCCGTCGCCGCCGGTGCCGCAGCCATCGCCGCTACCGCCACGGCTGCTGCCGCCAAGCCCGATGCACCCGGCATTTCGCTGGATGCGGCCTACAACGCCGGCGTGAAGTACGACAACGTCAAGTACGCGATCAACATCGAATCCAGCCAGTACTACCGTGGCAAGGGTGTCACCGGCAAGAACGTCGACCAGGGCTACATCGACTGCTCCGGCTGGGTCGGCACGATGCTCAACAAGACCCAGGATGAGATCAACCAGAAGGCCGGCCATGCGGTGTTCGCCGACGCCGACAAGATCAAGCTGGGCTTCGCCGGCTCCGGCGGTATCGTGCATGACGCCTACAAGGACTCCGGCGTGCTGCTCAAGCGCGACGACATCCTCAAGCCGGGTGCGCTGAAGGAAGGCATGGTGATCGGCCTGGATACGGCCAAGACCAAGCACGAGCACTGGAACGGCATCGACCACATCGTGATGGTGGTGCGAGACCCGAACACCGACAAGCTGCTGATCAGCCAGTCCACCGGCAAGCTGGGCGTGCATACCATGCCGGTGGAGGATTACCTCAAGCAGGTAAAGGACCACCCCAACTGGAAGCTGTTCGCCTCCGATCCGCTGCACCAGGCACGCGATCTGCTGGAAAACCGCAGCCAGGCGCATGAGCAGGCGCAGGCCAAGGGCGCCGCCGAGCCGAAGCCGTCCCCGCAGGAAAAGCCGCAGGCCAGCAACGAAGTACATAAGCAGGGTGCGCACGGCGAGGATGTGCGCAGGGCGCAGGAACAGCTGGGCCACCTGGGGTATGTGGGTGCCGACGGCAAGCCGCTGGTCGAGGATGGGAAGTTCGGTCGCAACACCGAGGCTGCCGTGCGCCAGCTGCAGAAGGACAACGGTCTGGCAGTGGACGGCATCATCGGCCCGAAGACGCTGGATGCGATCAAGGACGCGCGCGAGCGCCCGCTGCTCAATGACGAGCGCCATCCGCAGAACCCGATGTACAACCAGGCCGTGAAGGGCATGGAAGGCCTGCCGGCAGGCACCTTCAAGGACCGCCATGCACTGGAGGCCGCCGCCGCTGCACTGACCAAGGAAGCGCAGGCCAGCGGCATGCAGCGCATTGATTCGGTGGTGCCCAGCACCAACGGCGAGCGCATGTTTGCCGTGCAGGGCACCGCCGGTGACCCGGCTGCCTGCCGCGCGGCGGTGGACACCCGTGCGGCCAGCGAGCAGAGCATGGCACTCAGCAGTGGTGCGGTGCACGGTGCACCGAATGTGCTGCAGCAGCAGGACGCCCAGCAGGAGCAGGTGAAGCAGGCCCAGCGCGCCATGGGCCACTGA